The Methanococcoides methylutens MM1 genome has a window encoding:
- the cas6 gene encoding CRISPR-associated endoribonuclease Cas6 codes for MRCKITIQKTTSNPIHYDYQYGLASMLYKRLAKANINLANETHSHQGFKFYTFSNLVIEDWIPDKRGLNFSKAHFFISSPDSGFIKSFAEGLFLEPEFFLGRGDNKANFIIERMEILSNPTFGDDCTFKTLSPVYVKTQRKKGDKLVEVDLYPKDSKFYENLHKNITARYKEYYGKEIEYDNFEVLEVTDVKPKRISIGNSYRRCNHLNLTLQANPDLIAFAYDAGLGEKNAMGFGCVDLIELH; via the coding sequence ATGAGATGCAAGATCACCATCCAAAAAACCACTTCTAATCCAATTCACTATGACTATCAATATGGATTAGCTTCAATGCTCTATAAGCGCCTTGCTAAAGCAAACATAAATCTTGCAAATGAAACTCATAGCCACCAAGGATTTAAGTTCTATACCTTTTCAAATCTTGTCATCGAAGACTGGATACCTGATAAAAGGGGACTGAATTTTTCTAAAGCTCATTTTTTCATATCATCTCCAGATTCTGGCTTCATAAAAAGTTTTGCCGAAGGGCTGTTCCTTGAGCCCGAATTCTTTCTTGGAAGAGGCGACAACAAAGCAAATTTCATAATCGAACGCATGGAAATCCTTTCCAATCCCACTTTTGGAGATGACTGTACATTCAAAACCCTCTCTCCGGTCTATGTAAAAACACAAAGGAAAAAAGGAGATAAACTTGTTGAAGTTGATCTTTATCCAAAAGATTCAAAATTCTATGAGAATTTGCACAAAAACATAACTGCCAGGTATAAAGAATACTATGGAAAAGAGATTGAATATGATAACTTTGAAGTATTAGAAGTAACGGACGTAAAGCCTAAACGTATCTCAATAGGTAACAGTTATAGGCGCTGCAATCATTTGAATTTGACCTTACAAGCAAATCCTGATCTTATAGCTTTTGCATATGATGCTGGGCTCGGGGAAAAAAATGCTATGGGATTTGGATGTGTTGACTTGATTGAATTACATTAA
- the cas8a1 gene encoding type I-B CRISPR-associated protein Cas8b1/Cst1, with product MEDEVFYQLTGNPFVDAGIWAICGWVEKENPEDLTKDDLKKITKDIVPLYLTQEWSKNLFSIFPNNPVTNPSIKNKEEKLRQIYSDLIDQLEPVNESGNCISCGRREVSDIRTKSEIPLIGSGKLINFFPNGQPGGDYCPSCTLAVQFSPLALYSCVNFLLLQTNSGKVMHYWCKSSIQDIRSQILTRNYTGCFNEDYKNPVNALFHIIEDIILRYEERWVEENPSITLYHFTNYNQNPDLNIYRVPNSVFRFLADVKNEPEWKTKIVRRGYNWNKIKDKENYKNRWNGVYSNLLNGKSIVGYFINRRNKQSYGGWNLLEYYLMEVRNMDSKRLETLKKVGDALSEYIKETQNIKRLTQLETASNFATFRNLLRLIEKERIKNASIDPIFTLEDFMTGLFPEGNLGWKETQDLLLFRIYENLHNWLIEQDELREEISVEEEKLEE from the coding sequence ATGGAAGATGAGGTTTTTTACCAGTTAACAGGAAATCCATTTGTTGATGCGGGAATCTGGGCTATATGTGGATGGGTTGAAAAAGAAAATCCAGAGGATCTTACTAAGGATGACCTGAAAAAAATAACAAAGGACATCGTTCCTTTATATTTAACTCAAGAATGGTCAAAGAACTTATTTTCTATTTTTCCAAATAATCCTGTCACAAACCCTTCAATCAAAAACAAAGAAGAAAAATTAAGGCAAATTTACAGTGATTTAATAGACCAGCTAGAACCTGTAAATGAATCCGGAAACTGTATCAGTTGTGGAAGGCGTGAAGTAAGCGACATAAGAACAAAAAGTGAAATCCCCCTTATAGGTTCAGGGAAGTTAATCAATTTCTTCCCAAATGGTCAACCAGGGGGAGATTATTGTCCATCTTGTACATTAGCCGTTCAGTTCTCACCTCTAGCCCTCTACTCTTGTGTAAACTTTTTACTGCTACAAACAAACTCCGGGAAAGTGATGCATTACTGGTGTAAGAGTTCAATTCAGGATATTAGAAGCCAGATTTTAACAAGAAATTATACCGGGTGTTTTAATGAAGATTATAAGAATCCGGTTAATGCCTTGTTCCATATTATTGAAGATATTATACTCAGATATGAAGAAAGGTGGGTAGAAGAAAATCCTTCAATAACACTGTATCATTTTACAAATTATAACCAGAACCCTGATCTTAATATCTATAGAGTTCCAAACTCAGTATTTAGATTTTTAGCTGATGTTAAAAATGAACCAGAGTGGAAAACAAAGATTGTAAGAAGGGGATACAATTGGAACAAGATCAAAGATAAGGAAAACTACAAAAACAGATGGAATGGGGTGTATAGCAACCTTTTGAACGGTAAATCTATTGTTGGCTATTTTATAAATCGACGTAATAAGCAGTCATATGGTGGGTGGAATCTTTTAGAATACTATCTAATGGAGGTAAGAAATATGGATAGCAAAAGACTTGAGACTCTCAAGAAAGTTGGTGATGCTCTATCCGAGTACATAAAGGAAACTCAGAACATAAAAAGATTAACTCAATTGGAAACAGCAAGCAATTTTGCAACATTTAGAAATCTGCTGAGATTGATAGAGAAAGAGAGAATCAAAAATGCCTCAATAGATCCTATCTTTACATTAGAGGATTTCATGACGGGTCTATTTCCAGAAGGGAATTTGGGATGGAAAGAAACTCAGGACTTGCTACTTTTCAGAATCTACGAAAATTTACATAACTGGCTCATTGAACAAGATGAATTAAGAGAAGAAATTTCTGTCGAAGAGGAAAAATTGGAGGAGTAA
- the cas7i gene encoding type I-B CRISPR-associated protein Cas7/Cst2/DevR, whose protein sequence is MTRIVNGFMLIDAPHSALNNAGNDAGERTENIVRVKKIRKGRSVYPYVSGQALRYWWRSTLAEKYNWNLSPISREKKIAFTSANPVEYDDDDIFGYMRALKKADGGTVSRSSVLKNSPLVSVVGQTPTSDFGVMARQKEGDPVPYEHEFYSAVLKGIFSLDLDNVGVIYRSEKGGYQNMYPKLEEIAAEKGAIEDEGKWIMPEEVRVKRATETINVLPYLSGGAKQAAHLTDVAPKLLILAVIDGGNHLFMNIAKEDGGEPTINMDALYDVISDYSELLISDIYIGRRKGFMDESEEDFQKLVEDHGKNDKKVIYGSINEIVESFVKIVPEMMIQ, encoded by the coding sequence ATGACAAGGATTGTAAATGGCTTCATGCTAATAGACGCACCTCATTCAGCTTTAAACAATGCTGGGAATGACGCCGGAGAAAGAACTGAAAACATTGTGAGGGTTAAAAAAATTCGAAAAGGAAGATCAGTTTACCCATATGTTTCAGGACAAGCCTTAAGGTATTGGTGGCGTTCCACACTTGCAGAAAAATATAACTGGAATCTCTCTCCAATCAGCAGGGAGAAAAAAATTGCATTTACGAGTGCAAACCCAGTTGAATATGATGATGATGATATTTTTGGATATATGAGAGCTCTCAAGAAAGCAGATGGTGGCACTGTTTCAAGGAGTTCTGTATTAAAGAATTCCCCACTGGTTTCAGTAGTGGGTCAGACTCCTACATCAGATTTTGGCGTAATGGCCCGTCAAAAGGAAGGAGATCCTGTACCTTATGAGCATGAATTTTATTCAGCAGTCTTAAAGGGAATTTTTTCTCTTGATTTGGATAATGTTGGAGTCATTTACAGAAGCGAAAAGGGTGGATACCAAAACATGTATCCAAAACTTGAGGAAATTGCTGCGGAAAAGGGAGCAATTGAGGATGAAGGTAAATGGATCATGCCGGAGGAAGTTCGAGTTAAAAGAGCTACTGAAACTATAAACGTTCTTCCATATTTAAGTGGTGGAGCTAAACAGGCAGCCCACTTAACTGATGTAGCACCAAAATTGTTGATTTTAGCAGTTATTGATGGAGGCAACCATCTATTTATGAACATAGCAAAGGAGGATGGTGGAGAACCTACTATAAACATGGACGCATTATATGACGTCATCTCAGATTATTCTGAACTCCTTATCAGTGATATCTACATTGGCAGACGTAAAGGTTTCATGGATGAAAGTGAAGAAGATTTCCAAAAGCTTGTAGAAGACCATGGGAAGAATGACAAAAAAGTTATCTATGGTTCAATAAACGAGATAGTCGAATCCTTTGTAAAAATAGTCCCTGAAATGATGATACAATGA
- the cas5b gene encoding type I-B CRISPR-associated protein Cas5b, whose protein sequence is MKALRVKIEGWTASFRYPGFISGFQPTLPVPPLSTIYGLISAAKGELIGPEDVSVGYVFDCEAKAVDLETIYELGKNLSAKSNVVKREFLYNPKLYLYLDKLEFEKYFSKPTYPLVLGRSGDLVTVSEIKTVELNKADGKRLGKTILPFGVDEAYGILQALPTHFTDTIPRKAIGVKPYLLMDEFFTYSKECNYDEEMDWLIWFHK, encoded by the coding sequence ATGAAAGCTCTGAGGGTTAAGATCGAAGGGTGGACTGCCTCCTTTAGATATCCTGGATTCATAAGTGGATTTCAACCTACATTACCAGTTCCACCCTTAAGTACTATCTATGGGTTAATTTCAGCTGCCAAAGGTGAACTCATAGGTCCAGAAGATGTTTCAGTAGGCTACGTTTTCGATTGTGAAGCAAAAGCTGTCGATCTTGAAACCATCTATGAATTAGGAAAAAATCTTTCAGCTAAATCAAATGTTGTAAAGAGGGAATTCCTGTATAACCCAAAGCTATATCTGTATCTTGACAAACTGGAATTTGAGAAGTATTTCTCAAAACCTACCTATCCATTAGTCTTGGGGCGATCTGGGGATTTGGTAACAGTCTCAGAAATAAAGACTGTAGAATTAAACAAAGCTGATGGAAAGAGACTTGGAAAGACAATACTACCATTCGGCGTAGATGAAGCTTATGGGATATTACAAGCTCTACCAACCCATTTCACGGATACCATTCCAAGAAAAGCCATTGGTGTAAAACCATATCTACTCATGGATGAATTCTTTACATATTCAAAGGAATGTAATTATGATGAAGAAATGGATTGGTTGATTTGGTTCCATAAATAA